From Lonchura striata isolate bLonStr1 chromosome 3, bLonStr1.mat, whole genome shotgun sequence, one genomic window encodes:
- the SIX3 gene encoding homeobox protein SIX3, whose translation MVFRSPLELYPTHFFLPNFAADPHHRSLLLASGGGGGGSGSGSGCSPGAGGGGGGSSRAPHEELSMFQLPTLNFSPEQVASVCETLEETGDIERLGRFLWSLPVAPGACEAINKHESILRARAVVAFHTGNFRDLYHILENHKFTKESHGKLQAMWLEAHYQEAEKLRGRPLGPVDKYRVRKKFPLPRTIWDGEQKTHCFKERTRSLLREWYLQDPYPNPSKKRELAQATGLTPTQVGNWFKNRRQRDRAAAAKNRLQHQAIGQSGMRSLAEPGCPTHSSAESPSTAASPTTSVSSLTERAETGTSILSVTSSDSECDV comes from the exons ATGGTGTTCAGGTCCCCGCTAGAGCTTTATCCCACCCATTTCTTCTTGCCAAACTTCGCCGCCGATCCGCACCACCGCTCCCTCCTTCTCgccagcggcggcggcggcggcggcagcggcagcggctcgggctgcagccccggtGCCGGCGGCGGTGGAGGCGGCAGCTCCCGGGCACCCCACGAAGAGTTGTCAATGTTTCAGCTGCCCACACTCAACTTCTCCCCGGAGCAAGTGGCCAGCGTCTGCGAGACGCTGGAGGAGACTGGAGACATAGAAAGGCTGGGGAGGTTCCTCTGGTCGCTGCCGGTGGCGCCGGGGGCATGCGAGGCCATCAACAAGCACGAGTCCATCCTCCGCGCCCGGGCGGTGGTGGCCTTCCACACGGGCAACTTCCGAGACCTCTACCACATCCTGGAGAACCACAAATTCACCAAGGAGTCCCACGGCAAGTTGCAGGCCATGTGGCTCGAAGCGCACTACCAGGAGGCCGAGAAGCTAAGGGGTCGCCCGCTGGGGCCGGTTGATAAATACAGGGTGAGGAAGAAGTTTCCGCTGCCCAGGACCATTTGGGATGGCGAGCAGAAGACGCACTGCTTCAAGGAGAGGACTCGCAGCCTCCTGAGGGAGTGGTACCTGCAGGACCCTTACCCCAACCCCAGCAAGAAAAGGGAACTGGCTCAGGCCACGGGGCTCACCCCCACGCAAGTAGGCAACTGGTTCAAAAACCGAAGGCAAAGAGACAGAGCAGCGGCGGCTAAAAACAG GCTCCAGCACCAGGCGATAGGACAGAGCGGCATGCGGTCGctggcagagcccggctgcccgACACACAGCTCGGCCGAGTCTCCGTCCACGGCGGCCAGCCCGACCACCAGCGTCTCCAGTTTGACAGAAAGAGCCGAGACGGGCACCTCCATCCTCTCGGTAACCTCCAGCGACTCGGAATGTGATGTATGA